One part of the Rothia sp. ZJ932 genome encodes these proteins:
- a CDS encoding Eco57I restriction-modification methylase domain-containing protein has protein sequence MTALTQRIFKEIPNAEIWVTAIEKDTELLPVLEDAAHELRAIGVKTTVVSADFIEWALEQKSNAFDLIVQNPPYKKLHSKSFHDTLLTDAGIKVPNLYAAFVRLSLDLLNPGGQVVAITPRSWTNGTYYKQFRKDLRDGFSLEHLYLFDSRSEVFGDMGVLQESMITVIAGHQQSQNIKVSIARSSSGSAETVEYPVAAIIDNDFIFIPSGAASSDTAQWMKQATHTLKDLGVSVSTGKVVGFRLKEYLLDSPTLFSVPLLYPANIVNNEVIHPRATVKKSQWFDAPVDVQEKHA, from the coding sequence ATGACAGCTCTAACTCAGAGAATTTTCAAAGAAATCCCCAATGCTGAAATCTGGGTCACAGCCATTGAGAAAGACACAGAGCTACTGCCAGTACTAGAAGATGCAGCTCATGAGTTACGCGCAATCGGGGTTAAAACTACCGTTGTATCAGCTGATTTTATAGAGTGGGCGCTGGAACAAAAAAGTAACGCTTTCGACCTGATAGTCCAGAACCCGCCCTATAAAAAGCTTCATTCAAAATCTTTTCACGATACTTTGCTTACTGATGCAGGTATCAAAGTTCCTAACCTCTATGCCGCATTCGTGAGGCTATCGCTAGACCTCTTGAATCCAGGTGGTCAGGTCGTTGCTATTACCCCTCGATCATGGACCAATGGAACGTACTATAAACAGTTTCGAAAAGACCTTAGAGATGGGTTTAGTCTGGAGCACCTCTACCTTTTTGACTCTCGCAGCGAAGTGTTTGGCGACATGGGAGTTCTCCAAGAATCAATGATTACAGTCATAGCGGGGCACCAGCAATCCCAAAATATTAAGGTGTCAATTGCTAGGAGTTCCTCAGGATCCGCAGAAACTGTGGAATACCCAGTAGCTGCGATTATAGATAATGATTTTATTTTCATACCATCTGGCGCCGCCTCAAGTGATACGGCGCAGTGGATGAAACAAGCCACCCATACGCTCAAAGATTTAGGTGTATCTGTATCAACAGGCAAAGTAGTGGGGTTTAGACTTAAAGAATATCTGTTAGACTCGCCTACTCTTTTTTCTGTGCCTTTATTATATCCTGCAAACATAGTGAATAACGAAGTTATTCATCCCCGAGCAACTGTGAAAAAATCACAGTGGTTTGATGCTCCCGTAGACGTTCAGGAAAAACACGCTTGA
- a CDS encoding site-specific DNA-methyltransferase codes for MTRFDADGHSLVVQADNLSYLRELPDGVFTMIYIDPPFNTGRVQTRKTLATTSVEEGRGDRMGFAGKSYSSVLAQLASYSDSFEDYWGFLEPRITEAHRLLADDGTLYLHLDWREVHYAKVMCDMIFGRESFINELIWAYDFGAKSSRRWPTKHDNILVYAKNPKAYYFNTEEVDREPYMAPGLVTAEKAARGKLPTDVWWHTIVSPTGKEKTGYPTQKPLGLLRRMIAASTREGDWVLDFFAGSGTTGAAAAEMGRRFVCIDQNPPAIRIMKKRLGTVGPRKASLLVQEQAANAVTAVFTKHRSARAIEQRIKAEAAVLEAKRLARAERKAAKGEKPDV; via the coding sequence TTGACCCGTTTTGACGCCGACGGCCATTCGTTGGTGGTTCAGGCAGATAATCTTTCGTATCTGCGTGAACTGCCCGATGGGGTATTCACCATGATTTATATTGACCCGCCTTTTAACACAGGGCGGGTTCAGACCCGTAAGACTCTCGCCACTACCTCTGTTGAGGAGGGTAGAGGTGACCGGATGGGGTTTGCTGGCAAGTCGTATTCTTCGGTACTGGCTCAGCTGGCAAGTTATTCGGATAGTTTTGAGGATTACTGGGGTTTTTTGGAGCCTCGTATCACAGAGGCTCACAGGCTGTTGGCTGACGATGGTACCCTGTACTTGCACCTTGATTGGCGTGAGGTTCACTATGCCAAGGTTATGTGCGACATGATTTTCGGTAGGGAATCGTTCATTAACGAGCTGATTTGGGCCTACGATTTTGGTGCCAAATCGTCTCGTCGTTGGCCGACCAAGCACGACAATATCTTGGTTTACGCAAAGAACCCTAAGGCATACTACTTCAATACTGAAGAGGTCGATCGCGAGCCCTATATGGCACCGGGGTTGGTGACCGCTGAGAAGGCGGCGCGCGGCAAGCTACCCACCGATGTGTGGTGGCATACGATTGTCTCGCCCACCGGTAAAGAGAAAACCGGTTACCCTACGCAAAAGCCGTTGGGTCTTCTGCGTCGCATGATTGCAGCATCTACTCGCGAGGGTGATTGGGTGCTGGATTTCTTCGCCGGTTCAGGTACTACGGGTGCAGCTGCGGCTGAAATGGGTAGGCGTTTTGTATGTATCGATCAGAACCCACCGGCTATCAGGATCATGAAGAAACGTCTGGGGACCGTAGGGCCTCGCAAGGCTAGTCTTCTGGTCCAAGAGCAGGCTGCAAACGCGGTGACGGCAGTTTTCACCAAGCACCGCTCGGCGCGTGCTATTGAGCAAAGAATCAAAGCTGAAGCCGCTGTTTTAGAAGCCAAACGGTTAGCGCGTGCTGAGCGTAAGGCAGCGAAAGGCGAAAAGCCCGACGTGTAA
- a CDS encoding DUF3107 domain-containing protein: MDIKIGVQNVQREIVVDTDESADAVKAKVAESLANGSVLELTDSKGTIILVPGAQLGYVEIGAETKRRIGFGFSEA; encoded by the coding sequence ATGGATATCAAAATTGGCGTGCAGAACGTTCAGCGTGAAATTGTTGTTGACACCGACGAATCAGCAGACGCTGTTAAGGCTAAGGTTGCTGAATCTCTCGCAAACGGTTCGGTGCTTGAACTGACCGATTCAAAGGGCACCATTATCTTGGTTCCCGGAGCTCAGCTGGGCTACGTTGAAATCGGTGCTGAAACCAAGCGTCGCATTGGTTTTGGTTTCAGCGAGGCATAA
- a CDS encoding DEAD/DEAH box helicase: MNEEDKTFVDYGVREDIAAALAAKGITQPFPIQALTLPVALEGHDIIGQAKTGTGKTLGFGLPAIQRVVGREDAGWDSLKIPGAPQALIIVPTRELAVQVGSDLSAAAAQRNARIETLYGGSPYDAQVKALEKGVEIVVGTPGRLIDLHRQKYLNLSQVKMVVLDEADEMLDLGFLPDVERLLAALPEARQSMLFSATMPGPVLTMARRYMTKPMHIRAEAPGDDSKTKASIRQVIYRAHPLDKDEMVGRILRAEGRGRTIIFTRTKRSAAKLSEELISRGFAAAALHGDLNQGAREKALQAFRDSKIDILVATDVAARGIDVDDVTHVINYQMPEDEKAYTHRTGRTGRASNEGTAVTFVDWEDVPRWKFINQALELNVPEPVETYSSSPHLFTDLGIPAGSKGRLPKDEQTLEGIGSQRQDIDSRDSRGGGRGEGRGRGGNRRQRSDDRRSEGTRSANKRSEGKVSSEDAGEKHSECPTRRRTRAEGTEQRSKTVEKREDGTRRRRRRRNPSAETE; this comes from the coding sequence GTGAACGAAGAAGATAAGACATTCGTTGATTACGGTGTTCGCGAGGACATCGCCGCTGCCTTAGCGGCTAAGGGCATCACCCAGCCCTTCCCCATTCAGGCGCTCACCCTGCCGGTAGCGCTTGAAGGTCACGACATTATTGGTCAGGCGAAAACTGGTACGGGTAAAACTCTGGGCTTTGGTTTGCCCGCTATTCAGCGCGTGGTAGGACGCGAGGATGCCGGTTGGGATTCACTCAAGATTCCCGGCGCACCCCAGGCTCTTATTATTGTTCCCACTCGTGAGCTGGCTGTTCAGGTGGGGTCAGATTTGAGCGCGGCTGCTGCCCAGCGCAACGCTCGCATTGAGACTCTCTACGGTGGATCCCCCTACGATGCTCAGGTGAAGGCTCTTGAAAAGGGCGTGGAGATTGTCGTGGGCACTCCCGGTCGCCTGATTGACCTGCACCGTCAGAAGTACCTTAACCTTTCACAGGTGAAGATGGTGGTTCTTGATGAGGCTGACGAAATGCTCGATTTGGGATTCTTGCCCGATGTCGAGCGTCTTTTGGCAGCTCTGCCCGAGGCGCGTCAGAGCATGCTCTTCTCGGCTACTATGCCCGGACCGGTGCTGACCATGGCACGCCGCTACATGACCAAGCCTATGCACATCCGTGCAGAAGCTCCCGGCGATGATTCAAAGACCAAAGCCTCTATTCGCCAGGTCATTTACCGCGCGCATCCGCTGGATAAAGACGAGATGGTGGGGCGTATTCTGCGTGCTGAAGGCCGCGGTCGCACCATTATCTTCACCCGCACCAAACGCAGCGCTGCTAAACTCTCTGAAGAACTAATCTCACGCGGTTTCGCCGCCGCTGCCCTGCACGGAGATCTCAACCAGGGCGCGCGAGAGAAGGCGCTCCAGGCTTTCCGCGATTCTAAGATTGATATTTTGGTGGCTACCGATGTGGCTGCCCGCGGTATAGACGTTGACGACGTTACGCACGTGATCAACTATCAGATGCCTGAGGATGAAAAAGCTTATACCCACCGCACAGGTCGTACCGGTCGTGCATCTAACGAAGGTACCGCTGTGACTTTCGTGGACTGGGAAGACGTACCGCGCTGGAAGTTCATCAACCAGGCACTGGAACTCAACGTTCCTGAACCGGTAGAAACCTACTCTTCGTCTCCCCACCTCTTCACTGATCTGGGTATTCCTGCCGGATCTAAAGGTAGGTTACCGAAAGATGAGCAGACTCTTGAGGGCATTGGTTCACAGCGTCAGGACATCGACTCGCGTGATTCTCGCGGTGGCGGTCGCGGTGAAGGACGCGGTCGTGGCGGTAATCGCCGTCAGCGTTCTGATGATCGTCGTTCAGAAGGCACCCGTTCGGCGAATAAGCGTTCTGAGGGTAAGGTCTCTTCGGAAGATGCTGGCGAGAAGCATTCAGAGTGTCCTACTCGTCGCCGTACCCGTGCAGAGGGAACCGAACAGCGTAGTAAGACAGTAGAAAAGCGTGAGGATGGTACCCGCCGCCGTCGCCGCCGCCGTAACCCATCAGCTGAAACTGAGTAG
- a CDS encoding aminopeptidase P family protein yields the protein MTENSTDQNIEERVKNRSQPPTSQAFKDFMASKWAEPSGDMPARDEVADYAAARRAKLSARFVGERLVIPAGPLKVRSNDTDYRFRPHSAFAHLTGLGTDHEPDAVLVMEPVDEGTGDNGSAHEATLYFTPLAGRDSEKFYADPRYGEFWIGARPTLAEVQTQYGINTADLAEIEVAVTKNAGNQALGGIRIRLVRDVDMNMDALVDTSRYNTGVDLEQSDQLDAQLTEALSEIRLIKDAVEVENMRRSVNATIAGFENIVKAIPTATGHRRGERLVEGAFFAQARAEGNDLGYDTIAACGNNATVLHWIRNNGTVDEGKLILVDAGVEDDTLYTADITRTLPVDGKFTEIQAKVYQAVLDAADAAFQVAVPGNKFKDVHAAAMKVLANRLEEWGLLPVSAEVSLSEVGGQHRRWMPHGTSHHLGLDVHDCAQAKRELYIEGVIEPGMVFTIEPGLYFKEEDLAIPEEYRGIGVRIEDDVLITEDGNENLSAALPRDIEGIEQWMADILKTN from the coding sequence ATGACTGAAAATTCAACTGACCAAAACATTGAAGAGCGTGTGAAGAACCGCTCTCAGCCACCCACATCACAGGCGTTCAAAGATTTCATGGCGTCCAAGTGGGCAGAGCCTTCCGGCGATATGCCCGCCCGCGATGAGGTCGCTGACTACGCCGCCGCCCGCCGCGCCAAGCTCTCAGCGCGTTTTGTCGGTGAACGCTTGGTGATTCCTGCCGGGCCACTCAAAGTGCGTTCCAACGATACTGACTACCGTTTTCGCCCGCACTCAGCATTCGCCCACCTGACCGGTTTGGGCACCGACCATGAGCCTGATGCCGTGCTAGTGATGGAGCCCGTCGATGAAGGCACCGGCGATAACGGTTCAGCGCACGAGGCGACCCTCTACTTCACCCCGTTGGCAGGTCGCGATAGCGAAAAGTTCTACGCTGACCCCCGCTACGGTGAGTTTTGGATTGGCGCTCGCCCCACCCTGGCTGAGGTTCAGACACAGTACGGTATCAATACCGCTGATCTTGCCGAGATTGAAGTAGCTGTTACTAAGAACGCTGGCAACCAGGCTCTCGGTGGCATCCGTATTCGTTTGGTGCGCGATGTTGATATGAATATGGATGCTTTGGTCGATACCTCGCGGTATAACACCGGCGTTGATTTGGAGCAGTCTGATCAGTTAGACGCCCAGCTCACCGAGGCGCTGAGCGAGATTCGTCTGATCAAGGACGCCGTTGAGGTTGAGAATATGCGTCGTTCGGTGAACGCGACGATTGCCGGTTTTGAAAATATCGTCAAGGCGATACCTACTGCCACCGGGCACCGCCGCGGCGAACGTCTAGTAGAGGGCGCTTTCTTTGCCCAGGCTCGCGCTGAGGGTAACGATTTGGGCTATGACACCATTGCTGCCTGCGGTAATAATGCAACGGTTTTGCACTGGATTCGTAATAACGGCACTGTCGATGAGGGCAAGCTGATTCTGGTGGATGCCGGTGTTGAGGATGATACCCTCTACACTGCTGATATCACCCGCACCCTGCCGGTGGACGGCAAGTTCACTGAGATCCAGGCGAAGGTTTACCAGGCGGTGCTTGATGCCGCTGACGCTGCTTTTCAGGTGGCTGTGCCCGGTAACAAGTTTAAGGACGTTCACGCGGCTGCGATGAAGGTTCTCGCGAACCGTTTGGAAGAGTGGGGTCTGCTGCCGGTGTCGGCTGAGGTTTCACTGTCTGAAGTCGGCGGTCAGCATCGCCGATGGATGCCGCACGGCACCAGCCACCACCTCGGTCTTGACGTTCATGACTGCGCCCAAGCGAAGCGTGAGCTGTACATTGAGGGCGTTATTGAGCCGGGTATGGTTTTCACCATCGAGCCGGGTCTTTACTTCAAAGAAGAGGACTTGGCAATCCCTGAAGAGTACCGTGGCATCGGCGTGCGCATTGAAGATGACGTACTGATTACCGAAGACGGTAATGAAAACCTCTCTGCTGCTCTGCCCCGCGATATCGAAGGAATCGAGCAGTGGATGGCTGACATCCTCAAAACCAACTAA
- a CDS encoding PHP domain-containing protein, producing the protein MAYDLHTHSALSDGTQTVDELVGEIAGTGLTGFALTDHDTCVGWTRAAELADVYGLDFVPGMEVSCATSGLSVHLLSYYHDPENTDLFAEINLARDSRITRAQKMVDLIAVDYPVTWDLVQEHVGEEATVGRPHIADALVTAGCVSTRSEAFATILTPASPYYVSHYAVDPVKAVKLVRAAGGVPVMAHPFARSRGRVASVELLEQMIDAGLCGLEINHRDNAEDDRAVLRVLAQKHDLIVTGASDYHGAGKPNRLGENTTTGQMVERIRERAGL; encoded by the coding sequence ATGGCATACGACCTTCACACTCACTCAGCACTCTCAGACGGTACTCAGACCGTAGACGAACTCGTCGGTGAAATCGCAGGTACCGGGCTAACTGGTTTCGCACTCACCGACCACGATACGTGCGTGGGGTGGACGCGAGCTGCTGAGCTTGCTGATGTGTACGGTTTAGATTTTGTGCCGGGCATGGAGGTTTCGTGTGCTACCTCCGGGCTGAGTGTTCATCTGCTCTCCTATTACCATGACCCTGAAAACACTGACCTTTTTGCGGAGATCAATCTGGCGCGAGACTCGCGCATCACCCGAGCACAGAAAATGGTGGATCTCATTGCCGTCGATTACCCGGTGACCTGGGATCTTGTGCAGGAGCACGTGGGCGAGGAGGCTACCGTGGGGCGTCCGCATATTGCTGATGCTTTGGTGACCGCAGGATGTGTCTCAACCCGTTCAGAAGCGTTTGCCACTATTTTGACCCCGGCTTCACCCTACTACGTCTCACACTACGCTGTTGATCCCGTCAAAGCGGTGAAACTGGTGCGTGCAGCCGGGGGAGTGCCGGTGATGGCGCATCCGTTTGCGCGCTCGCGCGGACGCGTGGCATCGGTAGAACTGCTCGAACAGATGATTGATGCCGGCTTGTGCGGGCTGGAAATTAACCATCGCGATAATGCAGAAGATGACAGAGCCGTACTGCGCGTGCTTGCTCAAAAGCATGACCTGATTGTTACCGGGGCATCTGACTATCACGGGGCAGGCAAACCCAACCGTCTGGGGGAAAACACCACCACCGGGCAGATGGTGGAGCGCATCCGCGAACGCGCCGGGCTGTGA